One bacterium genomic window carries:
- a CDS encoding methyltransferase domain-containing protein, whose product MKQYYARRADEYEAIYHKPERQSNLRLLESRIAEVFAGRKVLEIACGTGYWTQFASRSALSITATDINPEVIAVAETKQYGVAPTFLIADAYRPQEIAGDFDALLCAFWWSHVPKQQLAEFLKPLSQKLPTGSLMVFLDNRYVEGSSTPIAHTDESGNTFQDRALKDGTTHRVLKNFPRSEEIKIALARFADDIEITELEYYWLAKCRSTGK is encoded by the coding sequence ATGAAACAATACTACGCCCGCCGCGCCGACGAGTACGAAGCCATCTATCACAAGCCGGAACGTCAAAGCAATTTGCGTCTGCTTGAATCGCGCATCGCGGAAGTGTTTGCCGGCCGCAAGGTATTGGAGATCGCTTGCGGCACCGGATACTGGACGCAGTTTGCTTCGCGTAGTGCGCTTTCGATCACAGCCACCGATATCAATCCCGAAGTCATCGCCGTCGCCGAAACGAAACAGTATGGCGTCGCGCCAACATTCCTCATTGCAGATGCTTACCGTCCGCAAGAGATCGCCGGCGATTTCGACGCCCTATTATGCGCTTTCTGGTGGTCGCACGTACCGAAACAACAATTGGCGGAGTTCTTGAAGCCACTCAGTCAGAAACTGCCGACCGGTTCTTTGATGGTATTCCTTGATAATCGCTATGTCGAGGGCAGCAGTACGCCTATTGCTCATACCGACGAATCCGGAAATACATTTCAGGATCGCGCGCTCAAAGACGGTACAACTCATCGTGTGTTGAAGAACTTCCCAAGGAGCGAGGAGATCAAGATTGCACTGGCTCGATTCGCCGACGACATTGAAATCACTGAGCTTGAGTATTATTGGCTGGCGAAGTGCCGGTCGACTGGCAAGTAA
- a CDS encoding TIGR03067 domain-containing protein produces the protein MDDINKLQGTWNIASLELEGVKQPDGAFHGAQITIKNDSFVTLSMGSTYKGTFTLNSAATPKTIDMHFSEGPEKDNTSLGIYEIDGDSWRLCLTMTSKSRPKSFTTSPGSGHALETLVRTDSSSAAKTTRGKGEADTAKVILADIEFAPVPELQGEWKMVSGTRDGYPLEAMMVNSAKRVVNGSETIVSFGGQMFLRANVKVDKTKSPFEIDYHNIAGMGAGKIQHGIYKLEDGLLSLIYASPGAARPKSFDTKQGDGLTYTIWKKQQAG, from the coding sequence GTGGATGACATCAATAAACTTCAGGGTACCTGGAACATCGCCTCGCTCGAATTGGAAGGCGTCAAACAACCGGACGGTGCCTTTCACGGCGCACAGATAACGATTAAGAACGACAGCTTTGTTACACTCTCCATGGGATCAACATACAAGGGCACATTCACACTCAACTCTGCGGCAACTCCGAAGACAATCGACATGCACTTTTCGGAAGGTCCCGAAAAAGACAACACTTCACTCGGCATTTATGAAATCGACGGCGACTCGTGGCGACTCTGTTTGACGATGACCTCCAAATCGCGGCCCAAGTCGTTCACAACCTCGCCGGGAAGCGGACACGCACTCGAAACACTTGTGCGAACAGACTCGAGCAGCGCAGCCAAAACAACCAGAGGAAAGGGTGAAGCAGATACCGCCAAAGTTATTCTTGCCGATATCGAATTCGCTCCAGTGCCTGAACTTCAGGGTGAATGGAAGATGGTGTCCGGAACTCGAGATGGGTATCCACTTGAAGCAATGATGGTCAATTCGGCGAAACGTGTGGTGAACGGTTCTGAGACGATCGTTTCATTCGGCGGACAGATGTTTTTGCGTGCCAATGTCAAAGTCGACAAAACCAAGAGCCCCTTTGAAATTGACTATCATAATATTGCCGGCATGGGTGCAGGCAAAATTCAGCACGGAATTTACAAGCTCGAAGACGGATTACTCAGCCTCATCTATGCCTCGCCCGGCGCCGCTCGACCGAAATCGTTCGATACAAAGCAAGGCGATGGATTGACGTACACAATTTGGAAGAAACAACAAGCCGGCTAA
- a CDS encoding zinc-ribbon domain containing protein has protein sequence MGESIGFRDRVLVCSECKAEFVFTAGAQIYFAARGFGDDPKCCRTCYAKHGRGQSLPVETDNPDRFDGGNDDDNRGGNDCNDGIPVTWGPRPFKLPPPPDHNRKECGDN, from the coding sequence ATGGGCGAGTCAATAGGATTTCGCGACAGAGTTCTTGTTTGCAGCGAATGCAAAGCAGAATTCGTCTTCACAGCTGGTGCACAGATTTACTTCGCTGCACGTGGTTTTGGAGATGATCCCAAATGTTGTCGAACCTGTTACGCCAAACATGGACGCGGCCAAAGTCTGCCAGTTGAGACAGATAACCCCGATCGTTTCGACGGCGGGAACGATGACGACAACAGGGGCGGTAACGACTGCAATGACGGCATTCCGGTAACTTGGGGTCCTCGACCATTCAAACTACCGCCACCGCCGGATCATAATCGGAAGGAATGCGGGGATAACTAA